A stretch of DNA from Mus musculus strain C57BL/6J chromosome 6, GRCm38.p6 C57BL/6J:
ATTCCTTTGTATTctcatttctgaaaaaaaatcagttaaatatcaccagaaaaaaaatcagttaaataTCACAGTGTACCTCTACAATGTATAATTATTGATATTAATCTAAATTCTGAAAACTATTTAAGGGCCTAGAGAGATGAAGTAGGATTCTATTAATATGTATTTACATTTGTGTGTCATATTGAACCCTGTAATACTATGTCATGGAAATAATTTTTGGAACATCTTATAaaaatctttcttccttccttccttccttccttccttccttccttccttccttccttccttcctttctttttttctttctttctttctttctttctttctttctttctttctttctttctttctttctttctttctttctttctttctttctttcttttttctcaagacagggtttctctgtgtagccctggctgtcctggaactcactgtagaccaggctggcctcgaactcagaaatccacctgcctctgcctcccaagtgctgggattaaaggtgtgcaccaccacgcctgactaAGAAATTTTGAAGCACAAAATGAATCACTAAGTCCAGCTATATCTTTGTTTTCCCTTAGGATTTCATCACTGGGATCTTGGACATTCATGCTGCTTATTTTATAGGGTTGTGGGATACAGGCCATCGGCAATGGCAATGGGTTGATCAGACACCATATGAAGAAAGTGTCACGTGAGTATAGATTTACATAGAAGAGTTCTGGGTCCTGCAGCATGAGAAGAATTTGGGATGTTTCAGCTTTTGGTTATGAAACTAAAATAGCTCCCTTCTGGGGTAACTGCTAGAGATGGAGTAATTTTTACTCCCCATTTATTCATCACAGGAGTCCTATGAGCCAAACATTATTTATATTCCCAGCAGAGATGAGGAAATTGTTTGAAGAATGCAGAATATAAGACACAAGGGCACCCAATCAAGGTTCTTATAccttgatatattttattttgctttcaattTTTCATTCTACGTCTAAAAACATAgactttaattcatttttattcatgtgtctatatgtgtatttCTGTAGGGTCTACTATGTGTATTTGAATATCTGTAGAACCCATaatagggtgttggatcccctaaaGCTGTGTGGTTCAGGTGGTAGGATCTTGATAATATGCGTTCTGGGAGCATactcttcagatttttttttttttgaaaagcagCTAGGACTCTTAACACCTGATCTGCCTCTCTAGCCctcatttttatctttataagCAAAATTGATATCAAGATcataacagatttttttcttataaatcaaAAGCCATCAATCTGATGTGGCTGAAATTCATATTTATGTAATGACTTAAAAACTCTTACTACCTTAGTATGCTGTCATGTTCAGCTCTGAtatctgatttgaaaaatatgcAGTGTGTTGTGTTTTAAAACAAATCCAAAGCATTTGATTTTACCAGTAAACACACAGAAGCCATATGCTAAGATGAAATACTGCTAtctcagagaggaagagaaagcaccCACTTGATCTTCCTACACATCCCATGTCGCAGAAGGAAAAAGTCCCTTCTCTATGCTGTCTTAAATACCCTAGGAACTTAATGTTCTTGCTTTACTTTCTGTGCATCTTTCTATCCATCCTCCAGACGACCTCTCACTCTCAATGCTATTTTCTTTTGCTCATTCACTGTCAACATGTTGTTTCTCGACCTCTCTATGGTTCACTTTTTAAAACCCCTATTATACAAAACTCTTGGATTAAAGAGTGAGACACACTCCaagtagaaacaggtttttctagTTCATTATCTTGTGGGTCACAATGTgaccaaatatcctgcaacaataGTGAGGTTATTGTTCTCAACTTTCAGAGAAGACAACTAGGACTccagaattttaaattatttgttcttGATGACAGAAATAAACAGATTACCTAGAGATTTCAACTAGTTCTCCAGTCTCTAAAATAGTTCCCTTGTATAATGGAAAAGCTTTATTACACATGAGAATAAAGAGAGACCtttttgacatgtaaataaatgtaatgggTTGACTGTTCCCTCAAACAAACCCCAGAATGACGAAATAGCCTCTCAGATGTGAGCTGCAAGAACAGTTAAGTAATAAGATAAGAGAACATTGAGTGCTGTGGGTCCAGTTTTCCAGGTAAATGTCAGATATGGGTGATGGAGAACAATTGATTTGTACTTACTTGAATCTGATCTCCACAAATTCCAATCTCATTCTCAGGTTTGCTTCTTCTTGCTTCCTCTTTTCAAACATTGTAGGAATCACCCTGATGCTCTTTCCTCCCTTTCAGATTCTGGCACAATGGTGAGCCCAGCAGTGACAATGAAAAATGTGTTACAGTATATTACCGTCGGAATATTGGATGGGGCTGGAATGATATCTCTTGCAATCTTAAACAGAAGTCAGTTTGTCAGATGAAGAAAATAAACTTATGAATCACTCATTCTTCATGGGCATTCGATTTCATTGTTATCCACCATTACATGGACACCTGGGAAATTCTACAGGTAGAAGAGCTGTTCACAGAATTTAAGTGGGCAGCAAATGGTTATGCATATGCTGGCCCACATATATCCTTGTGCATTTACCCACCTATTCTGTCATAAAATGAACTttcattgagaattttttttttaattttttttaattaggtatttagctcatttacatttccaatgctataccaaaagtcccccataccaacccacccccactcccctacccgcccactccccctttttggccctggcgttcccctgttctggggcatataaagtttgtgtgtccaatgggcctctctttccagtgatggccgactaggccatcttttgatacatatgcagctagagtcaagagctccggggtactggttagttcataatgttgatccacctatagggttgcagattcctttagctccttgggtactttctctagctcctccattgggagccctgtgatccatccattagctgactgtgagcatccacttctgtgtttgctaggccccggcatagtctcacaagagacagctacatctgggtcctttcgataaaatcttgctagtgtatgcaatggtgtcagcgtttggatgctgattatggggtggatccctggatatggcagtctctaaatggtccatcctttcatctcagctccaaactttgtctctgtaactccttccaagggtgttttgttcccacttctaaggaggggcatagtgtccacacttcagtcttaatttttcttgagtttcatgtgtttaggaaattgtatcttatatcttgggtatcctaggttttggggtaatatccacttatcagtgagtacatattgtgtgagttcctttgtgaatgtgtaacctcactcaggatgatgccctccaggtccatccaattggctaggaatttcataaattcattctttttaatagctgagtagtactccattgtgtagatgtaccacattttctgtatccattcctctgttgaggggcatctgggttctttccagcttctggctattataaataaggctgctgtgaacatagtggagcatgtgtccttcttaccagttggggcatcttctggatatatgcccaggagaggtattgctggatcctccggtagtactatgtccaattttctgaggaaccgccagacggatttccagagtggttgtacaagcctgcaatcccaccaacaatggaggagtgttcctctttctccacatccttgccagcatctgctgtcacctgaatttttgatcttagccattctgactggtgtgaggtggaatctcagggttgttttgatttgcatttccctgatgattaaggatgttgaacattttttcaggtgcttctctgccattcggtattcctcaggtgagaattctttgttcagttctgagccacattt
This window harbors:
- the Clec4b1 gene encoding C-type lectin domain family 4, member b1 isoform X1, encoding MDKPNRRLSELDRYHSLTCFSEGNMVSDKVWSCCPKDWKLFGSHCYLVPTVFSSASWNKSEENCSRMGAHLVVIHSQEEQDFITGILDIHAAYFIGLWDTGHRQWQWVDQTPYEESVTFWHNGEPSSDNEKCVTVYYRRNIGWGWNDISCNLKQKSVCQMKKINL